A stretch of DNA from Brevibacillus ruminantium:
ATGGGGACACTCCTTTCTCAGACGTCATCCCCATTTTTCCCCAACCTGCTCGGCTTCATTCTTGTTTTCTATCGTTTTGGCGCGCGAAAACCTGCCGCTTGTGCTTCCTCCTCCGTTGCAAACCAAACCTCCGCTTTTGTCTGGTCATAATTCCGCGAACCGGGGACGTGATAGATTTTTTCCCCCTTGGAGTTGATATTGCCTTTAATGAGCTGATCTGGAGATGGTGCTTCCTCCGCCGGAGTGACGGACTTTTCGCTGGGAGTCCCCGATTTGGCAGATTTCTTCTGTGACGCAGTGTCTTCCTGGTCCTCGAGTCCCCAGAGCCCTCTGTTATTCTCCCGAGCTTCCCGCTCTGCTTCCAAAAATAGATCTGCTTTGGCAACATTCGGTGGAACCGTCATGATCCGGGCGTACCCATCCCTTACCAGCTTTTCGTTAACGAAGGTGCCGTCAGATAAATAGACATAGGCCAGCAGCCGTTTATAACGATCGTAGGGCTCTACATCAAAAACAAGCCGTACCTCTTGGCCTGTCAAAAGTTTTTTGGAAAAATCGCTTGCTTCCTTGCCATATGGTTCTACCGGATGGTTGGGCTTGACGGTTTCCGGTGTGTCTACCCCAATCAGGCGCACCTTTTCACCGGTGGATATTTCAAACGTATCCCCGTCCACAACACGGGAAACCGTTGCTGAAATCTCGCCGTTCGCTTTCGGTTGCTCCGGGGCACCGCACGCGTACAGAAAACAGGCAAGAACAGCGAGCCAGCCAAGAAGGCGTTTCATTTTTTACTCTCTCTCCTTTATCCTGATGCTGTATACCAGCGTATCCAATGCGGACATCCTGGTCAATAAATTTCCGGCGAGAATCAGGAATACAAAAAAACGACCCGCTCATTTTAGGTCGTTTTTCTTTCATGTAACCCGGGCTACCTGCTTCACTTATTTAATCCCGATCACTGTTAAAGAAGAACAGTAGCACGACCACAACGATAATGATCCACAGTAGATCATCGTTTTCCCGGTCAAAAAAACCATCGAACAACCCCATGGTGGAGTCCCCCTTTCCTTCTCGTTACAGCCTATGCATCAGGCAATCTGGGTGTCAGTCTGGATGAGCCCAAAAGTTGAGAAGCCCGTTTAACCCAGCTTGGCGGTAAGGAGATGGACATAGGTAGTCAATTGCCGAGCCTGGACGGAAAAACCCAGCTCCCGCAAATCTGTCATCAGTTTGGAGCGGTTCGCGTAGTATTCGTCCTCAATCTCAGCCACGGCCTCCAAATTTCCTGACAGCCGCAACTCGTGGAGATGGGAGGCGCGCTGCTCATTATCCACAAACATGGAATCCGCAATGATCAGGCGCCCGCTTGATTTTAAGACCCGTTTGCACTCGGCCAAAGCGAGCGTTTTCTGCTCGTCAGTAAGGTGATGCAGGGCAAGACTCGTCACGACGAAATCAAATTGGCTCTCTAAATACGGAAAAGCAAAAAATGAGCCCAGCTTGGTCTCAATTGCAGGATTTTTCTGTTGGCAGACCTTCAGCATTTGCGGCGACTGATCAAAAGCACACATTTTGATCCCCGCATCGCTGAAGCGTTTAGCCAGATTTCCGGTACCTGTTCCCGCATCCAATCCAAGCTCCTCCGGTAACGGCGCTGTCTCTTGGAAAGTCTCTTCCAGGATACGCTCGTATTCTTCGTACGGATAAAACCCGCGTGTTTTCTTGGTAACCATCGCATCATACTGGTTTGCAATCTGGTTAAAATTCCAGCGATCGACCCAATTGTCTCTCATTTGCCGGAGGCGCTTGTTTCCCTCTGCCAATTCAAACAGGGAGGCGGGATCGATCCCCTGGTGCTTCTTTACACGTCCAATCATTTGCTCGGTTGTCTGGATGACTCTTGAAAGCTCAACCCATCGATCGTACATGCAGGAGCGTTGAATTTCCAGGTAATGAAGCAGGCTGTCTTCCTCTTGGTCAATCCGCTGCAGGATTTCTCGGATATCTTCAATCGGCATCCCGACTTCTCGCAGCGTGATAATGGTTTGCAGCCGCCAGACATCCTCCTGGGAAAAGATTCGATAGCCCGAATGATCAGCTTTTTTGGGAGCGATCAAGCCCTTTTCCTCATAGAAACGTATCGCCCGCGGCGTAATTTGCAGCCGTTCTGCCATTTCTTTGATTTGCACGTGCTTCTTCCTTTCCCAAGGTTCTGCCTTCATTGTAAACCTTACCGTTAGGGAAAGGTAAAGTGCTCAGAAAAAAAGAAGCTGTGCCAAAGCAGCAGCCTCTTCATGAATACACCGATTCCCGTGGGCGATCTTCTACCGATTACTGATTGCCGAGCGGCTCTGAAATCTGCGAGAGAGCTTCCGTAGCCTCGTCGTGGTGAACCTCACGGACAGCCATGTCACCCAACGCGACGATCCCGACCATTTTTCCGTTTTCCACAACAGGCAATCGGCGGATTTGGTGCTGGGCCATAATTTTGGCAGCTTCGTCCACAGTCATTTCGGGACGGCCGAGAATAATATCGCGCGTCATCACCGTTTCTACTGCTGCCGAACCTTCGCGTTTTTCTGCCAGTCCACGGATAACGATATCCCGGTCCGTAATCATCCCGATGACATCATTTTTCTCGTCAACTACGGGGATAACCCCCACGTTCCAATCGCGCATCTTGCAAGAAACCTCATATACATTATCTTTAAGGGTAACGGTTTCAACATCTTTGGTCATAATTTCACGCAGTGTCCGATTTTCAACTTTTGCCATATTTCTCTCCTCCTTTTCCTGATAACAACTGTAGTTTGTCCTCAGGAAAAAGGTTTCATGCGCATTGGTCAAGCGTTCCATTTTCCGACTAGGAATGCTTCCGGGCATTGTGGTAAGATGGTAAAGTGGTGTTTCCAAAAGCAGACCACGCAGAGAAACATAAGGAATTATCTTTACAAAAATAAGACCGTAGGGTGCGGCAACACCCATACGGTCGAAGCGTACAATAGTTGTTCCCCGATGGCGGGGGGCGGCTCTCAACTTTCTTGGCATACCTCCCGACTTCTTATGAAGGGGAGGTCATTTCTTTTTACTGGTTGACAGCATCAAGACTAAGGTCCCGAACGCTAGCATCAGACTTAGTGCTTCATATACTGTCATGCTATCACCCCCTTTCCAAAAACGGGGATGAACCGCCACCCTTGAGGAGCGCACCTACTGTAGCTATAGAGTATACCATAAAATGGTAAAGTGGGCATCCGGCTAGAGACACGACTTATCCATTGCACTCCATGCAAAAACAGACTATCATAAGGAAGTGAATAACTTACCATTTGTAGGAGGAAAATCAATGGTTATCAAGGACACGGGCGTCGGCAACAAAGAAGTCATGCTTGCCGATCTGGATCACTACATGAATGACCTGGGTTTTGTACGAGGAGCTTGGGATTACAAACACGCTACATACGACTATGAACTGAAAGATAAAGGTACCGTTTACTACCTGCGCATCGAAGCGGATGTGATCGAAGGAAAACTGGAAGACAGCCACGCACTGCTCAAATTGGGCGAACCATACATGGGCAAGCATCTGTTCCCACACGGTCTGGATTACGATTCCCCGATTCCGGATTCGGTTGTACAAACAGCAAAACGGAAGCTGCAAGTATTGAACGAGAAGCTTACCGCCCTGTAATCTGTAAGAACTCCATCATAAATCGCACACCACCGACAGAGAGGAACCCCCTCTCTGTTTTACGTCAAAGGGGAGGGTTCTTTGATGAAGACACGGGGAGTCCCTGACTTTCTGTTGTTGTTTTTGACGGCCCTCTTGGTAGGGTTTGGCATCACCATGGTTCTGAGTTCCAGCTCGATCTTCGCCCTGACAAGCTTTACGGTGAACGGTTGTAAAGTATGCGGCGGTGATGAGCTCTACTTCGTCAAAAGACAGGCCGTATTCTTACTCGTCGGTACTGTCGGAATGCTCATTACCATGAATATCCCCTTCTCTTTTTACAAGCGTAATTTTCTCTTGATTGCCTTTGTCAGTGTTCTCGCCTTGATTTTGGTACTGATACCCGGCATCGGTCAAAAGATTCAGGGGGCAAGATCATGGTTTAGTTTAGGACCTGTCAATCTCCAACCGGCTGAGTTCGCCAAATTGGGGTTAATTCTCTACCTGGCTGCGATCATTTCCAAAAAAGGAGACGGATTCCGCGATTTAAAGAAAGGTCTTCTCCCACCATTAGTGGTCACTGGTATCTTTTGTGGACTGATTGTGATCCAGCCTGATATGGGAACGGCCGCTATACTTCTGGGAACAGCCGTCATCGTCATGATTTGCGGCGGCGCGCGGCTTAGTCATCTGTTTTTGCTCGGGTTTCCGACGTCGACCCTCGCATTTATTGCGTACGTCACGACGAAAAACCATGCCTGGGACCGCCTAACTTCTTTCATGGACCCATGGAGCGACCCGCTGGATACGGGTTACCACATCAAACAATCGCTCATCGCCATCGCTCACGGAGGTTGGACGGGGACCGGATTTGGAAAGAGCATCCAAAAATATTTGTACCTTCCCGAAGCGCACACCGACTTTATTTTCGCGGTCATGGCGGAAGAGCTTGGCTTTATTGGGACAACCCTGTTCCTGCTTATTTACCTCCTGTTTCTTTTGCGCGGCATTCAGATCTGCCTGAAGGTGCAGGACACCTTCGCCAGCTTGGCGGGAATCGGCATTATCAGCATGATCGGGATTCAGGCTTTCATCAATATTGGCGGCGTTACCGCCACGATCCCATTGACGGGGGTCCCCCTGCCCTTTATCAGCTACGGCGGCTCCTCTTTGCTGGCTATTCTCCTGTCAACTGGCATCTTGCTTAGTGTCTCTCGAGAAGTGAGCAGGCAGAAGATAATCGAGCAAGGGCAAAAACAATTACATGCATTAGATAGGTAGTAACCAAAGAATGACCTGCCGTGAGCAGGTCCTTTTTTCATGTCATTCTCACCTACTTGAGCATGTTACAACCCCTATAAGCCCCGCCTAATCCCTCTTCAAAATTCATAAAAATAGGATATCGGAATAGAGACACGACTTATCCATTGCTCTCCATACAAAAACAGACTATCATAAGGAAATGATTAACTTACCCATTGCAGGAGGATAATCAATCGTTAGAAAAGGTACGGGTATCGGCAACAAAAAAGTAATGCTTGCCGATCTGGAGAAGTTTACATCCCTGTAAACAGATCGGGATCTCCATCATAAATTGCATTCCACTGACAGAGAGCAAGACCTCTCTGTTTTACGTCAAGGGGGAGGGTTCTCTGATGAAGACACGGGGAGTCCCCGACTTTCTATTGTTGTTTTTGACGGCCCTCTTGGTAGGGTTTGGCATCACCATGGTCCTGAGTTCAAGCTCGATCTTTGCCCTGACAAGCTTTACGGTGAATGGTTGTAAAGTATGCGGCGGTGATGAGCTCTACTTCGTCAAAAGGCAGGCCGTGTTCTTACTCGTCGGTACTGTCGGAATGCTTATTACCATGAATATCCCCTTTTCCTTTTACAAACGCCATTTTCTCTTGATTGCCTTTGTCAGTGTTCTCGCCTTATTTTTGGTACTGATACCCGGCATCGGCCAAAATATTCAGGGAGCAAGACGCTGGTTTAGCTTAGGTCCAGTCAACCTCCAACCGGCAGAGTTCGCGAAGCTGGGGTTAATTCTTTATCTGGCTGCGATCATTTCCAAAAAAGAAGTAGGATTCCGAGATTTAAAGAAAGGTCTTCTCCCAGCGTTGGTGGTCACCGGCCTCTTTTGTGGACTAATCGTGGTTCAGCCTGATATGGGAACGGCCGCTATTCTTCTTGGAACAGCCGTCATTGTCATGATTTGCGGAGGAGCTCGGATCGGACATCTGTTTTGGCTTGGGTTTCCGACATCCACGCTCGCTTTCATCGTTTACGTCACCACGAAGAACCATGCCTGGAACCGCCTAACTTCCTTCATGGACCCATGGAGCGACCCACTAAATACCGGTTACCACATCAAACAATCACTCATCGCCATCGCTCACGGAGGTTGGACAGGAACCGGATTTGGCAAGAGCATCCAAAAATACTTGTACCTTCCCGAAGCGCACACCGACTTTATTTTCGCGGTCATGTCGGAAGAACTCGGCTTTATTGGGA
This window harbors:
- a CDS encoding thermonuclease family protein — protein: MKRLLGWLAVLACFLYACGAPEQPKANGEISATVSRVVDGDTFEISTGEKVRLIGVDTPETVKPNHPVEPYGKEASDFSKKLLTGQEVRLVFDVEPYDRYKRLLAYVYLSDGTFVNEKLVRDGYARIMTVPPNVAKADLFLEAEREARENNRGLWGLEDQEDTASQKKSAKSGTPSEKSVTPAEEAPSPDQLIKGNINSKGEKIYHVPGSRNYDQTKAEVWFATEEEAQAAGFRAPKR
- a CDS encoding MerR family transcriptional regulator; the encoded protein is MQIKEMAERLQITPRAIRFYEEKGLIAPKKADHSGYRIFSQEDVWRLQTIITLREVGMPIEDIREILQRIDQEEDSLLHYLEIQRSCMYDRWVELSRVIQTTEQMIGRVKKHQGIDPASLFELAEGNKRLRQMRDNWVDRWNFNQIANQYDAMVTKKTRGFYPYEEYERILEETFQETAPLPEELGLDAGTGTGNLAKRFSDAGIKMCAFDQSPQMLKVCQQKNPAIETKLGSFFAFPYLESQFDFVVTSLALHHLTDEQKTLALAECKRVLKSSGRLIIADSMFVDNEQRASHLHELRLSGNLEAVAEIEDEYYANRSKLMTDLRELGFSVQARQLTTYVHLLTAKLG
- a CDS encoding CBS domain-containing protein; this translates as MAKVENRTLREIMTKDVETVTLKDNVYEVSCKMRDWNVGVIPVVDEKNDVIGMITDRDIVIRGLAEKREGSAAVETVMTRDIILGRPEMTVDEAAKIMAQHQIRRLPVVENGKMVGIVALGDMAVREVHHDEATEALSQISEPLGNQ
- a CDS encoding putative holin-like toxin, whose product is MTVYEALSLMLAFGTLVLMLSTSKKK
- a CDS encoding YugN family protein gives rise to the protein MVIKDTGVGNKEVMLADLDHYMNDLGFVRGAWDYKHATYDYELKDKGTVYYLRIEADVIEGKLEDSHALLKLGEPYMGKHLFPHGLDYDSPIPDSVVQTAKRKLQVLNEKLTAL
- the ftsW gene encoding putative lipid II flippase FtsW, which encodes MKTRGVPDFLLLFLTALLVGFGITMVLSSSSIFALTSFTVNGCKVCGGDELYFVKRQAVFLLVGTVGMLITMNIPFSFYKRNFLLIAFVSVLALILVLIPGIGQKIQGARSWFSLGPVNLQPAEFAKLGLILYLAAIISKKGDGFRDLKKGLLPPLVVTGIFCGLIVIQPDMGTAAILLGTAVIVMICGGARLSHLFLLGFPTSTLAFIAYVTTKNHAWDRLTSFMDPWSDPLDTGYHIKQSLIAIAHGGWTGTGFGKSIQKYLYLPEAHTDFIFAVMAEELGFIGTTLFLLIYLLFLLRGIQICLKVQDTFASLAGIGIISMIGIQAFINIGGVTATIPLTGVPLPFISYGGSSLLAILLSTGILLSVSREVSRQKIIEQGQKQLHALDR
- the ftsW gene encoding putative lipid II flippase FtsW; translated protein: MKTRGVPDFLLLFLTALLVGFGITMVLSSSSIFALTSFTVNGCKVCGGDELYFVKRQAVFLLVGTVGMLITMNIPFSFYKRHFLLIAFVSVLALFLVLIPGIGQNIQGARRWFSLGPVNLQPAEFAKLGLILYLAAIISKKEVGFRDLKKGLLPALVVTGLFCGLIVVQPDMGTAAILLGTAVIVMICGGARIGHLFWLGFPTSTLAFIVYVTTKNHAWNRLTSFMDPWSDPLNTGYHIKQSLIAIAHGGWTGTGFGKSIQKYLYLPEAHTDFIFAVMSEELGFIGTTLFLLIYLLFLLRGIQICLKVQDTFASLAGIGIISMIGIQAFINIGGVTATIPLSGVTLPFISYGGSSLLVILLSCGILLSISREVSRQKIVEQGQKHLYTEAR